A single Pantoea rwandensis DNA region contains:
- a CDS encoding winged helix-turn-helix transcriptional regulator, with the protein MKNEPLYHMPCPIARSLGRVGDGWSMLIMRDALAGFTRFDEFQKSSGVAPNILSRRLKELVEDGLLEKVCYSTTPARYEYHLTPAGRDFRGVILALAEWGSNHFSPEGRQMQLVETATQRPVKLQLVDSENGQPLTLDKYQMVPGPAAVPMMHYRHDYLQKKRAGDTTQKFAPPALSEKQS; encoded by the coding sequence ATGAAAAACGAACCGCTTTACCACATGCCTTGTCCTATCGCCCGCAGCCTGGGCCGCGTCGGCGATGGCTGGAGCATGCTGATCATGCGCGATGCACTGGCTGGCTTCACCCGCTTTGATGAGTTCCAAAAAAGCAGCGGCGTGGCACCCAACATTCTGTCACGTCGCCTGAAAGAGCTGGTGGAAGACGGTTTGCTGGAAAAGGTGTGCTATAGCACCACGCCCGCTCGTTACGAATACCATCTCACCCCGGCCGGACGAGATTTTCGCGGTGTGATTCTGGCGCTGGCCGAGTGGGGCAGCAATCACTTCTCGCCGGAAGGACGTCAGATGCAGTTGGTGGAAACCGCCACGCAGCGCCCGGTGAAGCTGCAACTGGTCGATAGTGAAAATGGCCAACCGCTGACGCTCGACAAATACCAAATGGTGCCGGGTCCAGCGGCGGTGCCGATGATGCACTATCGCCATGATTATCTGCAGAAAAAACGTGCCGGCGATACCACACAGAAATTCGCGCCGCCCGCGCTGTCAGAGAAGCAATCATGA
- a CDS encoding HlyD family secretion protein, producing the protein MTLTRKKSALLLALTIGGLAAAGYGYYWWHTARFMPSTDDAYVGADISAISAKVSGYIHALAVQDNAWVKKGDLLVQLDNRDYLAAVDQAAGEVAAQQAALSDIAATRQLQLATIAGTHASLLAAQAVTLKTTSDQRRYSALASSSAVSQQIRDHAQADYHQAMAEESKTRADKTVAERQLQVLDARDQQAKAALTQAQAGLAMAKLNLEYTEIRAPFDGVVGNRRAWSGSFVSSGTQLLSLVPAQGLWIDANFKESQLANMRPGQTAHIVADVLPGRTFDGHVGSLSPATGSRFSILPAENATGNFTKIVQRVPVRIVLDGDAAVLGLLRPGLSVTVTVDERSAR; encoded by the coding sequence ATGACGCTTACACGCAAAAAATCGGCACTGTTGCTGGCGCTGACGATCGGCGGTTTAGCGGCGGCAGGTTATGGCTATTACTGGTGGCACACCGCGCGCTTTATGCCTTCCACCGATGATGCCTATGTCGGCGCCGATATCAGTGCCATCTCGGCGAAAGTCTCCGGCTATATCCACGCGCTGGCGGTGCAGGATAACGCATGGGTGAAAAAGGGTGATCTGCTGGTACAACTGGATAACCGGGATTATCTGGCCGCGGTGGATCAGGCCGCAGGGGAAGTGGCGGCACAGCAAGCCGCGTTAAGCGACATTGCTGCTACGCGCCAGCTACAGCTCGCGACCATCGCCGGCACGCACGCTTCTCTGCTGGCGGCGCAGGCAGTGACGCTGAAAACCACCTCAGATCAGCGCCGCTACAGTGCGCTGGCCAGTAGTTCAGCGGTCTCACAGCAAATCCGCGATCATGCACAAGCGGACTACCATCAGGCGATGGCGGAAGAGAGCAAAACCCGTGCGGATAAAACCGTCGCCGAGCGTCAGTTGCAGGTGCTGGATGCGCGTGATCAGCAGGCCAAAGCAGCTTTGACCCAGGCACAAGCGGGATTGGCGATGGCGAAGCTCAATCTCGAATACACCGAGATCCGCGCCCCTTTTGATGGCGTAGTCGGCAATCGTCGTGCGTGGTCAGGTTCCTTTGTCAGCAGCGGTACACAATTGCTGTCGCTGGTGCCGGCGCAAGGGCTATGGATCGATGCCAACTTCAAAGAGAGCCAACTGGCCAATATGCGGCCCGGACAAACGGCGCATATCGTGGCGGACGTTTTACCCGGCCGTACCTTCGACGGCCATGTTGGCAGTTTGTCACCGGCCACCGGCTCGCGTTTTAGCATTCTCCCGGCGGAAAATGCCACCGGCAACTTCACCAAAATCGTCCAACGTGTGCCGGTGCGCATTGTGCTGGACGGTGATGCGGCAGTGCTCGGCCTGTTACGGCCGGGTCTTTCCGTCACGGTGACGGTGGATGAGAGAAGCGCGCGATGA
- a CDS encoding DHA2 family efflux MFS transporter permease subunit: MSSVAALLAPAEMPISKKVFAFATMCIGMFIALLDIQIVSASLRDIGGGLSAGDDETVWVQTSYLIAEIIIIPLSGWLASVMSTRWLFAVSACGFTLMSLLCAWAWNIQSMIAFRALQGLAGGSMIPLVFTTAFAFFQGKQRVIAAATVGALASLAPTLGPTVGGWITDNFSWHWLFYINIIPGIYIAIAVPILVKIDSPNPDLLRGADYFSILLLALSLGCLEYTLEEGPRWGWFDDSTISTTGWIALVCGVLFVIRTLNHAKPIMDLRALKDPGFTLGCYFSFMAGVGIFATIYLTPLFLSQVRGFSALEIGLAIFSTGIFQILSIPFYAWLANRVDLRILLAFGLISFGVSMFFFVPITHDWGAKELLFPQAFRGMAQQFAVAPTVTLTLGSLPPARLKLASGLFNLMRNLGGAIGIALCGTVLNDRTNLHFSRLADHLNSASLSLGDYLQSRTAALIFNGLSPDAAHTAALQSLASLTLREARTQAFSDAFWLIMVGFCIAALLVPFMKKPAA, encoded by the coding sequence ATGAGCAGCGTCGCCGCGCTGCTGGCACCGGCGGAGATGCCGATCAGCAAAAAGGTCTTTGCTTTCGCCACGATGTGCATCGGCATGTTTATTGCCTTACTGGATATCCAGATTGTCTCCGCCTCGTTACGGGATATCGGTGGGGGGCTGTCGGCGGGCGATGATGAAACCGTGTGGGTGCAAACCAGCTATCTGATTGCGGAAATCATCATTATTCCGCTTTCCGGCTGGCTGGCGAGCGTGATGTCTACGCGCTGGCTGTTTGCCGTCTCCGCCTGTGGCTTCACGCTGATGAGTTTACTTTGTGCCTGGGCGTGGAACATCCAGAGCATGATCGCCTTCCGGGCGTTACAGGGATTGGCGGGCGGCTCGATGATCCCGTTGGTGTTCACCACGGCTTTTGCCTTTTTTCAGGGCAAGCAGCGAGTGATTGCGGCCGCCACAGTGGGGGCGTTGGCCTCATTAGCACCAACGCTGGGGCCGACGGTCGGTGGTTGGATCACCGATAACTTCAGCTGGCACTGGCTGTTTTATATCAACATCATCCCCGGCATTTATATTGCCATTGCGGTGCCGATCCTGGTGAAGATCGACAGCCCCAACCCTGACCTGCTGCGAGGAGCGGATTACTTCAGCATCCTGTTGCTGGCACTGTCGCTGGGCTGTCTGGAATACACGCTGGAAGAGGGGCCGCGCTGGGGCTGGTTTGACGATAGCACCATCAGCACCACGGGCTGGATCGCCTTGGTGTGTGGCGTGCTGTTCGTTATCCGTACCCTGAATCACGCGAAGCCGATCATGGATCTACGCGCCCTGAAAGATCCGGGCTTTACCCTCGGCTGTTATTTCTCGTTTATGGCTGGCGTGGGGATCTTCGCCACCATCTATCTCACGCCGCTGTTTCTCAGCCAGGTGCGCGGCTTTAGTGCGCTGGAGATCGGTTTAGCGATCTTCTCTACCGGCATCTTTCAGATCCTGTCGATCCCGTTTTATGCCTGGCTGGCGAATCGCGTCGATCTGCGCATTTTGCTGGCGTTTGGCCTGATAAGTTTTGGCGTATCGATGTTTTTCTTTGTGCCGATCACCCATGACTGGGGGGCGAAAGAGCTGCTGTTCCCGCAGGCGTTTCGCGGCATGGCACAGCAGTTTGCCGTCGCGCCTACGGTGACGTTGACGCTCGGCAGCTTACCGCCCGCACGACTAAAATTAGCGTCAGGACTGTTTAATCTGATGCGTAATCTCGGGGGTGCTATCGGCATTGCGCTGTGCGGCACCGTGTTAAATGACCGCACCAATCTGCACTTCAGCCGCCTGGCCGATCACCTCAACAGCGCCAGTTTGTCCTTGGGCGACTATCTGCAATCGCGCACCGCAGCCCTGATTTTCAACGGACTCAGCCCGGATGCGGCGCACACGGCGGCGCTGCAATCGCTGGCTTCACTCACGTTGCGTGAGGCGCGCACCCAGGCCTTTTCGGACGCATTCTGGCTGATTATGGTCGGATTTTGTATCGCTGCGCTGCTGGTTCCTTTTATGAAAAAGCCCGCAGCTTAA
- the fabF gene encoding beta-ketoacyl-ACP synthase II: MKRIVITGMGMVSPLGCGTEAVWQSLLAGKSGISALPEETVQDISCKVAGQVPTLEQDPQHGFDPERVIAPKDRKKMDRFIEFALVAAHEALTQAKWFPQDETLRQRTATVIATGIGGFNEIANAVETTANRGPRRLSPFTIPSFLANLAAGHVSIAHGFSGPIGAPVTACAAGAQAIGDAARLIRSGEADIALCGGTEAAIHRVSLAGFAAAKAMSGGFNDHPEQASRPFDRDRDGFVMGEGAGLLVIESLEHAQARGATPLAELVGYGTSADAYHLTAGPETGEGARRAMETALAQAGITPADVQHINAHATSTPVGDKGELAAIRTLFAGSEVAITSTKSATGHLLGAAGGVEAIFSILALRDQIAPPTLNLLHPDEAAAGLNLVALKPQPLAMQYVLSNGFGFGGVNASLLFKGWDEVFR, from the coding sequence ATGAAACGTATTGTGATTACAGGTATGGGCATGGTGTCCCCGCTTGGCTGCGGCACAGAAGCCGTGTGGCAGTCACTGCTGGCAGGAAAATCGGGCATCAGCGCCTTACCGGAAGAGACGGTGCAAGACATCAGCTGCAAAGTCGCAGGACAGGTGCCCACGCTGGAGCAAGATCCTCAGCATGGCTTCGATCCCGAACGCGTGATCGCACCGAAAGATCGCAAGAAAATGGATCGCTTTATTGAGTTCGCGCTGGTGGCGGCGCACGAAGCCCTGACGCAAGCCAAATGGTTCCCGCAGGATGAGACGCTGCGCCAGCGTACCGCCACGGTGATCGCCACTGGAATCGGCGGCTTCAACGAAATTGCCAATGCGGTGGAAACCACCGCCAATCGCGGGCCGCGCCGCTTATCGCCGTTTACCATACCTTCCTTCCTCGCCAACCTGGCGGCGGGGCATGTATCGATTGCCCACGGCTTTAGTGGCCCGATTGGCGCACCCGTCACAGCCTGTGCGGCGGGCGCGCAGGCGATTGGCGATGCGGCACGGTTGATTCGCAGCGGCGAAGCGGATATCGCGCTGTGCGGCGGTACAGAAGCGGCGATCCATCGCGTGAGTCTGGCGGGCTTTGCCGCCGCGAAAGCGATGTCGGGTGGATTTAACGATCATCCCGAACAGGCATCTCGTCCGTTTGATCGCGATCGTGATGGCTTTGTCATGGGAGAAGGCGCTGGCCTGCTGGTGATTGAATCACTGGAGCATGCGCAGGCACGCGGTGCGACACCGCTGGCTGAGTTAGTCGGCTATGGCACCAGCGCTGATGCCTATCATCTCACCGCCGGACCGGAAACCGGTGAGGGCGCTCGTCGTGCGATGGAGACTGCACTGGCGCAGGCGGGCATTACTCCTGCCGACGTGCAGCACATTAATGCGCATGCCACCTCGACGCCAGTGGGGGATAAGGGTGAACTGGCAGCGATCCGCACACTGTTTGCGGGCAGCGAGGTGGCGATCACCTCAACGAAATCTGCCACCGGGCATTTGCTGGGGGCAGCGGGCGGCGTAGAAGCAATCTTCTCGATTCTGGCGCTGCGCGATCAAATCGCCCCGCCGACGCTCAATCTGCTGCACCCTGACGAAGCCGCAGCAGGGCTGAATTTGGTGGCGTTAAAACCACAGCCGCTGGCGATGCAGTATGTGTTGTCGAACGGTTTTGGCTTCGGCGGCGTGAATGCCAGCTTGCTGTTTAAGGGTTGGGATGAGGTTTTCCGTTAA
- the uxuA gene encoding mannonate dehydratase yields MQLTMRWFGPKEDKVSLEYIRQVPGVRGVVGALYDVPVGETWPKDKIQTLVDQVHAAGLTVEVIESVNIHDDIKIGLPSRDQYIENYKQSIRNLAEVGVKVICYNFMPVFDWMKTDMNYVLPDGSLTMAFEKKGIDKSLDEVVQEVLGNSNGFALPGWEPERLAKVQDLFAQYKDVDDNKLRENLAYFLKAVIPVCEEVGVKMAIHPDDPPYSIFGLPRIVKNREDLDWICNVVDSEANGITLCTGSIAEDPQNDVYGILAEFSRRKRIPFAHVRNIKIIQDKDFYECAHPTEYGSLDMYKVLQSMHDNGFDGYIRSDHGRFIWGETGRPGYGLYDRALGTTYLMGLWEALEKR; encoded by the coding sequence ATGCAACTGACAATGCGTTGGTTTGGTCCCAAAGAAGATAAAGTTTCGCTGGAATATATTCGCCAGGTGCCGGGTGTCCGTGGCGTGGTGGGCGCGTTGTATGACGTGCCGGTCGGGGAAACCTGGCCGAAAGATAAGATTCAAACGCTGGTTGATCAGGTGCATGCCGCCGGTCTGACGGTGGAAGTGATCGAGAGCGTCAACATTCACGACGACATCAAAATCGGCCTGCCGAGCCGCGATCAATATATCGAGAACTACAAGCAGAGCATCCGCAACCTCGCCGAAGTGGGCGTGAAAGTGATCTGCTACAACTTCATGCCGGTATTTGACTGGATGAAGACCGACATGAACTACGTGCTGCCAGACGGCTCACTTACCATGGCGTTCGAGAAGAAAGGCATTGATAAGAGCCTCGACGAAGTGGTGCAGGAGGTGTTGGGCAACTCAAACGGTTTCGCACTGCCGGGTTGGGAGCCAGAGCGTCTGGCGAAGGTGCAGGATCTGTTTGCGCAATACAAAGACGTTGATGACAACAAGCTGCGTGAAAACCTCGCATACTTCCTGAAAGCGGTGATCCCGGTGTGTGAAGAAGTGGGCGTGAAGATGGCGATCCATCCTGACGATCCACCGTACTCGATCTTCGGTCTGCCACGCATTGTGAAGAATCGCGAAGACCTCGACTGGATCTGTAACGTTGTGGATTCGGAGGCTAACGGCATCACGCTGTGTACCGGATCAATTGCGGAAGATCCGCAGAATGATGTGTACGGTATTCTGGCCGAGTTCTCGCGCCGCAAACGTATTCCGTTTGCGCACGTGCGTAACATCAAGATTATTCAGGACAAAGATTTCTACGAGTGTGCACACCCGACCGAATACGGCTCGCTGGATATGTACAAAGTGCTGCAATCGATGCACGACAACGGCTTCGATGGCTATATCCGTTCCGATCATGGCCGCTTTATCTGGGGCGAAACCGGACGTCCGGGCTACGGTCTGTATGACCGTGCACTCGGCACCACTTACCTGATGGGTCTGTGGGAAGCGCTGGAAAAGCGCTAA
- a CDS encoding sensor domain-containing diguanylate cyclase, which yields MSEEALRQQIQNLKKHNARLKRIAHDARNKLSAALDGTGLCLWQLDIPSGKLVIFNRRWGSMLGFQPKETKAQFEVWRERLHPEDADEVLRAFYDHIEGRAPYYEALHRMLGKNDKITWVLDRGRVTEWDEEGNPLKVTGTHIDMTKEKQYEAQLSSLAHHDPLTGLTNRHALQTHFSKMKTQGPLCVAFIDLDNFKHVNDTLGHRSGDEVLIQLSQRILDQVPPNVVVGRLGGDEFVLLMPFLIDFPKVRIMMQSVLDAALTPFDVDNGHAHIGASIGVATVQPHFSFDEALTRADEAMYQIKKNGKQGFGLAG from the coding sequence ATGTCCGAAGAAGCGCTGCGTCAGCAGATTCAGAACCTGAAAAAGCATAATGCGCGCTTAAAGCGCATAGCGCATGACGCGCGAAACAAGCTGAGTGCGGCGCTGGACGGAACCGGTTTATGTTTGTGGCAGCTGGATATTCCCAGCGGCAAGCTGGTGATTTTCAATCGACGCTGGGGTTCGATGCTGGGTTTTCAGCCGAAAGAGACCAAAGCGCAGTTTGAAGTTTGGCGCGAACGCCTGCACCCCGAGGACGCCGATGAAGTGCTCAGGGCGTTTTACGATCACATCGAAGGGCGTGCGCCTTACTATGAAGCGCTGCATCGCATGCTGGGTAAGAACGACAAAATTACCTGGGTGTTGGATCGCGGGCGCGTGACCGAGTGGGATGAAGAGGGGAATCCGCTCAAAGTTACCGGCACGCATATCGATATGACCAAAGAGAAGCAGTATGAAGCGCAGCTCTCTTCATTGGCTCATCACGATCCGCTAACCGGTCTGACCAACCGCCATGCGCTGCAAACGCATTTCAGCAAAATGAAAACGCAGGGGCCGCTGTGCGTGGCATTTATCGATCTCGATAATTTTAAGCATGTTAACGATACGCTGGGCCATCGCAGTGGCGATGAAGTGCTGATTCAGCTCAGCCAGCGCATTCTTGACCAGGTGCCGCCAAACGTGGTGGTGGGTCGCCTGGGCGGGGATGAGTTTGTGCTGCTGATGCCGTTCCTGATCGATTTCCCCAAAGTGCGCATCATGATGCAGTCGGTGCTGGATGCCGCGCTGACGCCGTTCGATGTCGATAACGGCCATGCGCACATTGGTGCTTCCATTGGCGTGGCGACGGTACAGCCGCACTTTAGTTTTGATGAGGCGCTGACACGTGCCGATGAAGCGATGTACCAGATTAAGAAGAACGGCAAGCAAGGGTTTGGCCTGGCGGGGTAA